Proteins encoded in a region of the Haloarcula sp. CBA1129 genome:
- a CDS encoding CARDB domain-containing protein, whose translation MFEWGSRGAEDRGVSHVLGVVLLASAVIIGAVLIVQVGQQTIGDVNDDANVELAEEVLLSVDQSFQRSGTNESVEIPNRVRSDVAVSDEATYNLTLNGRSACSTGNRSLQTIRYHENGQQVGYQGGGVWRMTESGATMSSPPAVNYDQGALSVSFANISGQQIAGSSVSIRSNATAKRSHEAALQMALFTDVSYNDARTDSVSSPSYECTPSQVANATLTIENSSYARAWADWARSTYDDQYVEVSPSSVEPGETVHIRFALGDVTNPTFEVEDVTVKPDPSDSGKAVVTATVHNTGGLEDTQEITLKHNQSGSPSEVDETVTLAGGESTTASQSVSVSTAKPHNFTVESKQDRDFKIIEYTSVHGTPSLDITGNSIPATARLNQVPSAEATVTNTGQMTADQEVVFRVNGTKNATRSVLVDPGQSRTIDFGPSMPTAENGTYDLEVKTADDTYSQYSDDGHYFVVGDAGVFNIASVSPPGGLQSGDTATVEATVENTGDIRKSTDVEVRIENATSGSVVTSKNTTLTLNGARRGSESGTASVTSGPLVVGSPQHYTYVVDTPDDTESGSFVVGSSPPPLFEITAADVQNPVAPGNQTSVEFTVTNTGGTEGKQTLRVEYNGTTAIAEDERLDPGEGVTLDRTVTAPAEPGKYSVTFSTANRSRQSTLNVQPDSLLEGNGSTITIQQSVNASVALKGADLEGFSNYRNAIFHAPVQMSLYVDNGSDPQSIGLWRGYENGDVNGPYAEKRLVSDEHENPYYYSDSFEPGTEVSVFAKSYGCDRYADTSPSIELAGYDTMYCSNWDTYDTTTVSQTQNQQNLVILNDGDELPAFEQAQWYQRDIQDTLGSRVNDTGYLQLGDGERAFLYELSQENANPANAANDGDPDYNDAVVLFTVNAIEKDVQTGPEYKLIDTAAPSRVDETTDATLTAEVINVGGKSGEVTLESSFDGNSVGTNSTTIEPGETETVTFTLPTSSKSTGESYPYTVSVAGTQQKAGGNVRVGDTPEPFMQVDSVRGESVTDNDDTATATVNVTNVGGQAGTDTVVLRAENKDDATPSFTAIDSETMSTILSPGETRQFTLDMPTSRGNYTYYVETSNSTAPEQPFFVGESNVVVNDTQSVNIGAETYNTSELIERRGGAQRMTVEVRNNGTVGDEREVNLTIKNKSDGSTVFAGSKMVTAGTGDLTDTDPYPAWAGYDVDLDPGYYTYEVTVYDETASGTVADTATGEIYLKNVDETGATGNDSPVTVDSDTVTLGS comes from the coding sequence ATGTTCGAGTGGGGCAGCCGGGGGGCTGAAGACCGGGGTGTATCGCACGTTCTGGGTGTGGTGTTGTTGGCGAGCGCAGTCATCATTGGTGCCGTACTGATTGTACAGGTGGGGCAACAGACGATCGGAGATGTCAACGACGACGCGAATGTCGAACTCGCTGAGGAGGTGTTGCTGTCGGTCGATCAGAGCTTCCAGCGGTCAGGCACTAACGAGTCAGTCGAGATTCCAAACCGGGTTCGGTCTGATGTTGCTGTTTCTGACGAGGCGACATACAATCTGACGCTGAATGGCCGTTCAGCCTGTTCAACGGGGAACCGTTCGTTACAGACCATTCGGTATCACGAGAACGGCCAACAGGTCGGCTACCAAGGCGGAGGTGTGTGGCGGATGACCGAATCAGGCGCGACGATGTCGTCGCCCCCAGCCGTGAACTACGACCAAGGGGCACTGTCGGTCTCATTTGCGAATATCTCCGGACAGCAGATTGCGGGGAGTTCGGTTTCGATTCGATCGAATGCGACGGCTAAGCGGTCACACGAGGCTGCACTGCAGATGGCCCTGTTCACTGATGTGTCCTATAACGACGCGCGAACCGACTCAGTTTCGTCACCCAGTTATGAATGTACTCCATCACAGGTCGCCAACGCGACGCTAACTATCGAAAATAGTAGCTATGCTCGGGCGTGGGCAGACTGGGCACGGAGCACCTACGATGATCAGTACGTTGAGGTGTCTCCGTCGTCTGTCGAGCCGGGGGAGACCGTTCACATACGCTTCGCACTCGGCGATGTGACGAACCCGACCTTCGAAGTCGAAGATGTCACGGTCAAGCCGGACCCATCAGACTCTGGTAAAGCAGTTGTGACAGCAACGGTTCATAACACGGGGGGGCTAGAAGATACGCAGGAAATCACGCTGAAGCACAACCAGTCAGGGTCTCCAAGCGAGGTGGACGAGACAGTGACCCTCGCCGGCGGCGAATCGACCACAGCAAGTCAGTCAGTGAGCGTCTCAACAGCGAAACCACACAATTTCACCGTGGAGTCGAAGCAGGACAGAGACTTCAAGATTATCGAGTATACGTCCGTTCACGGAACACCATCGCTAGATATCACTGGCAATTCGATTCCGGCAACAGCACGGCTAAATCAGGTTCCATCGGCGGAGGCCACAGTCACGAACACCGGGCAAATGACGGCAGATCAAGAAGTCGTCTTCCGCGTTAACGGGACGAAAAACGCGACGCGAAGCGTGCTGGTTGACCCGGGACAGAGCCGAACTATCGATTTCGGTCCGTCGATGCCGACTGCGGAGAACGGCACGTACGATCTAGAGGTCAAAACAGCGGATGACACATACTCGCAATACAGTGATGACGGACACTACTTTGTCGTCGGCGATGCAGGTGTGTTCAACATAGCGTCCGTCTCCCCACCGGGTGGGCTGCAAAGTGGGGATACGGCGACCGTTGAAGCAACGGTCGAAAATACCGGTGACATTCGGAAATCCACCGATGTTGAAGTCCGTATCGAGAACGCAACTTCTGGCAGCGTTGTCACGTCAAAGAACACAACGCTCACCCTCAACGGTGCTCGCAGAGGCAGTGAGTCTGGGACTGCTTCAGTGACCAGTGGCCCGCTGGTTGTCGGGTCACCACAGCATTACACGTATGTGGTCGATACACCGGATGACACCGAGTCAGGATCCTTCGTTGTCGGTTCATCGCCACCACCGCTGTTCGAGATCACTGCTGCGGACGTTCAAAACCCAGTCGCACCGGGAAACCAGACGAGCGTTGAATTCACCGTCACAAACACTGGCGGAACAGAGGGGAAACAGACATTACGTGTCGAGTACAATGGAACGACCGCCATAGCGGAGGACGAACGGCTTGACCCCGGGGAGGGCGTTACGCTTGATCGGACTGTTACGGCGCCCGCCGAGCCCGGGAAGTACTCGGTAACCTTCTCGACGGCGAACCGATCGCGACAGTCGACGCTGAACGTCCAGCCAGATTCGCTGCTCGAAGGCAACGGCTCGACGATTACGATACAGCAGTCGGTCAATGCTTCGGTCGCGCTGAAGGGCGCTGACTTGGAAGGATTCTCGAATTACCGGAACGCCATCTTCCACGCACCCGTACAGATGTCGCTATATGTCGACAACGGGTCCGACCCGCAGTCGATTGGACTCTGGCGGGGGTACGAGAACGGTGACGTCAACGGTCCGTATGCGGAGAAACGTCTCGTCTCCGACGAGCACGAGAACCCATACTACTACTCCGATTCGTTCGAACCCGGAACGGAGGTTTCAGTCTTCGCAAAATCCTATGGCTGTGACAGGTACGCCGACACCTCTCCTTCGATTGAGTTAGCCGGTTACGACACGATGTACTGTAGTAACTGGGACACATATGACACGACTACCGTCAGTCAAACGCAGAACCAGCAGAACCTCGTCATTCTGAACGACGGCGATGAACTCCCGGCGTTCGAACAGGCACAGTGGTACCAGCGGGACATTCAGGACACGCTCGGAAGCCGCGTGAACGACACGGGATATCTTCAATTGGGCGACGGGGAACGAGCATTCCTCTATGAACTCTCACAGGAGAACGCAAACCCGGCTAACGCGGCAAATGACGGCGACCCGGACTATAACGACGCCGTTGTGCTGTTCACAGTCAACGCAATCGAGAAAGACGTACAAACGGGCCCGGAGTACAAGCTCATCGACACCGCCGCTCCGAGCAGAGTTGATGAGACAACCGACGCAACGCTGACGGCTGAGGTAATAAACGTCGGCGGAAAGAGCGGTGAAGTTACCTTAGAGAGCAGTTTCGATGGCAACAGTGTCGGGACGAACTCGACGACAATTGAACCCGGTGAGACCGAAACCGTCACGTTCACCCTTCCGACTAGTTCAAAATCGACTGGAGAAAGCTATCCGTACACGGTATCCGTCGCGGGTACGCAACAAAAGGCAGGCGGGAACGTGCGTGTCGGTGATACGCCAGAGCCGTTCATGCAAGTTGACTCAGTCCGAGGCGAGAGTGTTACTGACAACGACGACACGGCAACAGCAACCGTCAACGTTACCAACGTCGGTGGTCAGGCCGGCACAGATACCGTTGTCCTCCGGGCGGAAAACAAAGACGACGCAACTCCGTCGTTTACCGCCATCGACTCAGAAACGATGTCAACGATACTATCACCCGGAGAAACGCGGCAGTTTACGCTCGATATGCCGACTAGCCGCGGCAATTACACCTACTACGTCGAAACATCGAACTCAACAGCCCCCGAGCAGCCGTTCTTTGTAGGGGAGTCGAACGTTGTGGTCAACGACACGCAGTCGGTGAACATCGGCGCGGAGACCTACAACACCTCAGAACTAATCGAGCGGCGTGGCGGCGCACAGCGGATGACCGTAGAGGTGCGCAACAACGGAACCGTGGGTGACGAGCGGGAAGTGAACCTCACAATCAAAAACAAAAGCGACGGGTCGACCGTCTTCGCAGGCTCGAAAATGGTCACTGCGGGGACCGGCGACCTGACAGATACCGATCCGTACCCGGCCTGGGCGGGCTACGATGTTGACCTCGATCCCGGCTACTACACCTATGAGGTGACTGTGTACGACGAAACGGCGAGCGGCACTGTGGCCGACACTGCGACGGGCGAAATATATCTCAAGAACGTCGACGAAACTGGCGCGACCGGGAACGACTCACCGGTTACGGTCGACTCAGACACGGTGACGCTCGGTAGCTAA